From a single Seriola aureovittata isolate HTS-2021-v1 ecotype China chromosome 18, ASM2101889v1, whole genome shotgun sequence genomic region:
- the sec16a gene encoding protein transport protein Sec16A isoform X3, with the protein MQPPPRTGPPGASGPPPSGPNMFRRTRPHKHPAAAATATMPSATQPMTDPFAFVRAPPPMAAGGLPTIPNSNPPPMQAPPNTMYSQAGGGLPPQPHSQEDVPAAPPGPPPSSVPGVTLFNPNSAASPGVFPVPGPAGYASSHTEQGYFNSREQTPSMAAELPPVSSTPTPSHTPFNQEFQGQPHPQPGPFQPVPPTTSSSQWAPDHGSRPPSVQNYFQPTSDPLPQPFNIPPQTQMYPSHTPSPHHNTPTPPTQPGHLQVQAPLPPQNPVNAPSSQWPDPNAPQQHNSHFQTQSYFSQSSAPQDSWFNPPPQDSGYHQMGTGLGHPQPQSDSVGAQHASSSAPAPVPAPYSQESGTLSMFFKDNDVENEETLVGGRNKAVNGIPASFQHHHNPQIHSGHADAPLDYQGASLQDHSHAPYLNDGNHASLQGNTQKPPDSHYDHVENLECVPNQEVLPSEAHGSPAATAAAHGVDQFETGPNLETPDSVPRPMRSASVSSNYSNMSHGSGTGTRRHQGVVGTFIQQESPRLTDDGNLSAATGGYFEQIDTSPAGDMGARQSSLEQMWPPTPSPPKPTGIFQASANSSFEPVRSHGVGVRPVEVDVAKIVAEEGADSTPGNLEQPPDNMENIYGQGHPLPAGAGGGVPHLAHPVVHSHSRPSSRAHGASRPCESPATTLWAQNDPTSLGTNILLAPAAPTVLAPLREPSADVIQPPEDGPLDLQPSQRVQPTPQQHSENLENPPKVTKDAQQGVRMEGNAPVQTPASSSTPQVLPAPSQAAANPQPPPTEPPKASGPLAALQGQGDAPPALMSGAQPSHGQYPAPAQGPAAASTPPSAAAYPPGPRGPVPPGSSQPAPTEPPRPPSSVGSQQGYGPPPPVPGQMYSGYYGNYGEYPDNRASYPPGQYPPPPGDPRAQQFYQDGAYRSRADPWYGRYDGQTPAYRDPNYQYREPQPERPSSRASQYSDRPSSRQGYTEDYHRANRSAYSDYYADYSKNYDYRAYNYGQYDPRYRGYYDQSYWANYDESYRGRDNYYNHHMYPARKDGYEDQWRYYPGYDPSFDDDYHRRGEMYGDEFDRRSVHSEQSAHSVHSSQSHHSRRSSFSSRSQQSQAYRSQPDLVSAVYDTTASTLAVDYSYGQYPNPADASQNYSQYMYPAEYTADSTWIAPEQPPPRPATPEKFTIPHRCARFGPGGHLVQVLPNLPSAGQPALVDIHNMETMLQDTPDQAELRAFPGPLVKEETHKVDVIKFSQNKALECSRDNNLLDRDSARLLWDFIMLLCRQNGTVVGTDIADLLLKEHRSVWLPGKSPNEANLIDFNNEPLAHAEEEQGSGPLSLLSDTFMIVPENVGKETERFRELLLFGRKKDALEAAMKGGLWGHALLLASKMDNRTHARVMTRFANSLPINDPLQTVYQLMSGRMPASATCCGEEKWGDWRPHLAMVLSNLTHTLDLDTRTITTMGDTLASKGLIDAAHFCYLMAQVGLGVFTKKSTKMVLIGSNHSLSFYQFATNEAIQRTEAYEYAQSLGSQPCTLPNFQVFKLIYACRLAEAGLSAQAFHYCEVISRTVLMQPSYYSPIFISQIIQMSEKLRFFDPQLKEKPEQELFNEPEWLIHLRQLDGQIRTGAITYSAARTTPTQFNCSSPSSDLDQTSPPEPYSMPLEVDGPTPDNPLMSSLLPGPPPQGVQLMPPAPTSILQEGMAPPQPIPPSDVPQFYPVPPSGPPSQIPISGYPPQDPGFAPPPFQPQHDQSDMYPGAHEQPCPPPPHVGQMSPHMPPQMPHSPVQMNHPPHQMPQHMPPSPGRMLPVEQPLQAPPEMQTAQPISSSPPRSSFTPQMDLYDHMALMGHGRSRTTSQSSMHMGPGRRSRTTSESSTHSGGRERSNSAVKQASPPPPSIPEQPRNQEAKKVKKDSPKKSGGVIFGLVNLFSRKGKNEAHLPDDTTKSIVWDEQKKKWVDLNEPEEESKPPPPPPSGFPKMAPMPGPGGPAAPPCSGPPVNMFSRKAGTRSRYVDVLNPSRTAKPGGLAPAPADIFAPLAPMPMPTNLFVPSSAPDDQQPLEGIEGGHQEQNSPNTSAAPQMFNPTLLPPAPEGPPVPDGLQSGELSRSSSMSSLSREVSQHLNQSHPAQGAPPTGGVTFYNPAQFAQTSAPPGGGLRSGRLGGQRQYPVLK; encoded by the exons ATGCAGCCCCCTCCGCGGACTGGACCTCCAGGAGCCTCTGGCCCTCCTCCTTCTGGGCCCAATATGTTCCGCAGGACCAGGCCTCACAagcatccagcagcagcagctactgCCACAATGCCATCCGCTACCCAACCCATGACAGACCCTTTTGCTTTTGTTAGGGCTCCTCCCCCTATGGCTGCAGGTGGTCTCCCAACAATACCGAACAGCAACCCTCCACCCATGCAAGCCCCACCTAACACCATGTACTCTCAGGCTGGTGGAGGGCTGCCTCCACAACCACACTCTCAGGAGGATGTCCCAGCTGCCCCTCCTGGTCCTCCACCATCCTCTGTGCCAGGGGTGACATTGTTCAACCCTAACAGTGCAGCATCCCCTGGTGTTTTCCCAGTTCCAGGTCCCGCAGGATATGCATCCTCTCATACTGAGCAGGGTTATTTTAATTCAAGAGAACAGACACCATCCATGGCCGCAGAGCTACCACCTGTCTCCTCAACCCCAACACCTAGTCATACACCTTTTAACCAGGAATTTCAAGGACAGCCACATCCTCAGCCTGGACCATTCCAGCCAGTTCCTCCCACCACCTCTTCTTCGCAGTGGGCTCCTGATCATGGAAGTCGCCCTCCATCAGTTCAGAACTACTTCCAGCCTACTAGTGATCCTCTACCACAACCTTTCAATATACCTCCACAGACCCAGATGTACCCCTCCCACACCCCATCGCCCCATCataacacccccacccctccaacGCAACCTGGACACCTCCAGGTCCAGGCTCCTCTCCCCCCTCAGAACCCTGTAAATGCCCCTAGTTCTCAATGGCCTGACCCAAATGCACCCCAGCAGCATAATTCCCACTTCCAAACTCAGAGCTACTTTAGCCAGAGCTCTGCCCCCCAGGACTCTTGGTTCAACCCACCTCCACAGGATTCAGGCTACCACCAAATGGGGACTGGCCTGGGACATCCTCAGCCCCAGTCAGACTCTGTTGGAGCTCAACATGCGTCCAGCTCTGCGCCTGCCCCTGTCCCTGCTCCATACTCTCAGGAGTCTGGTACACTCTCAATGTTCTTCAAAGACAATGATGTGGAAAATGAGGAAACACTTGTTGGAGGCAGAAATAAGGCAGTGAATGGTATTCCTGCATCCTTTCAGCATCATCACAACCCACAAATCCACAGTGGCCATGCAGATGCCCCTTTGGATTATCAAGGAGCTTCTCTTCAAGATCATTCACACGCACCGTACCTGAATGATGGCAATCATGCATCACTACAAGGAAATACCCAGAAGCCCCCTGATTCCCATTATGACCATGTAGAGAATTTGGAGTGTGTCCCGAACCAGGAAGTATTACCCAGTGAAGCCCATGGCAGCCCTGCTGCTACTGCAGCAGCCCATGGAGTAGACCAGTTTGAAACCGGGCCCAACCTAGAGACACCAGATTCTGTTCCAAGACCAATGAGATCTGCCAGTGTGTCATCCAACTATAGCAATATGAGCCATGGAAGTGGAACTGGCACTCGTCGGCACCAGGGAGTAGTAGGTACCTTTATTCAGCAAGAAAGCCCTCGTCTTACTGATGATGGTAACCTGTCTGCTGCCACTGGCGGTTACTTTGAGCAGATTGACACGTCCCCAGCTGGAGATATGGGTGCTCGACAGAGCTCACTGGAGCAGATGTGGCCTCCCACACCTAGCCCTCCCAAACCAACTGGTATCTTTCAGGCAAGTGCTAACAGCTCTTTTGAACCTGTTCGCTCACATGGGGTTGGGGTGCGTCCTGTTGAAGTTGATGTGGCTAAAATTGTAGCAGAAGAGGGTGCAGATTCTACACCTGGCAACCTGGAGCAGCCACCAGATAATATGGAAAATATATATGGTCAAGGACACCCCTTGCCTGCTGGGGCTGGAGGAGGTGTACCTCACCTGGCACACCCAGTGGTTCATTCTCACTCTCGACCTTCATCCCGTGCTCACGGGGCCAGTCGGCCCTGTGAGAGCCCTGCCACTACTTTGTGGGCTCAGAATGATCCTACTAGCTTGGGCACTAACATCCTCCTAGCCCCTGCTGCCCCAACAGTTCTTGCCCCTTTACGAGAGCCTAGTGCTGATGTTATCCAACCTCCAGAGGATGGCCCACTGGACCTCCAGCCCTCCCAGAGAGTCCAGCCAACGCCACAGCAGCACTCAGAGAACCTAGAGAACCCACCAAAG GTCACCAAAGATGCTCAGCAGGGGGTAAGAATGGAAGGGAATGCCCCTGTTCAGACCCCAGCCTCTTCATCTACCCCACAGGTACTGCCAGCTCCTTCCCAAGCAGCTGCAAATCCCCAGCCACCACCAACGGAACCTCCCAAGGCATCAGGCCCTCTGGCTGCACTGCAGGGACAAGGTGatgctcctcctgctctgatGAGTGGAGCACAACCATCCCATGGCCAATATCCAGCTCCAGCGCAGGGGCCTGCTGCAGCGAGCActcctccttcagctgctgcttacCCCCCAGGGCCTCGAGGACCAGTACCTCCAGGGTCTTCCCAGCCAGCTCCTACAGAGCCACCTCGACCACCCTCCTCTGTAGGTAGCCAGCAAGGCTATGGGCCCCCTCCCCCAGTGCCAGGACAGATGTATAGTGGCTATTACGGTAATTATGGAGAATACCCGGATAACAGGGCATCTTATCCTCCTGGCCAGTACCCACCTCCACCTGGGGATCCTAGAGCACAGCAATTCTATCAA GACGGGGCATACAGGAGCCGAGCAGACCCTTGGTATGGCAGATATGATGGGCAGACCCCAGCTTATCGTGATCCAAACTACCAGTACAGAGAGCCACAGCCAGAGCGTCCCAGCTCTAGAGCCAGTCAATACTCTGACAGGCCTTCATCCAG ACAAGGCTATACTGAAGATTACCACAGAGCAAACCGAAGTGCCTATAGTGACTATTATGCAGATTACTCCAAGAACTATGATTACAGAG CATACAACTATGGACAGTATGACCCTCGATACAGAGGATATTATGATCAGTCCTACTGGGCTAATTACGATGAGAgctacagaggcagagacaacTACTATAATCATCATATGTATCCTGCCAG GAAAGATGGCTATGAGGACCAGTGGCGTTACTATCCTGGTTATGATCCCAGTTTTGATGACGACTACCATCGGCGAGGAGAAATGTATGGCGACGAGTTTGACCGACGCAGCGTCCACAGTGAGCAGTCGGCACACAGTGTGCACAGTTCTCAGAGCCACCACAGCAGACGAAGCAGTTTCAGCTCACGGTCACAACAG AGCCAGGCATACAGGAGCCAGCCTGACCTAGTGTCAGCGGTCTATGACACCACAGCGTCCACTCTGGCTGTGGACTACTCCTACGGACAATACCCAAACCCAGCTGATGCTTCCCAGAACTACAGTCAGTACATGTATCCAGCTGAGTACACTGCAGACAGCACCTGGATCGCCCCTGAGCAAC CCCCCCCTCGTCCTGCCACGCCAGAGAAGTTTACCATACCCCACCGTTGTGCTCGCTTTGGACCTGGCGGTCATCTGGTTCAAGTTCTGCCCAATCTCCCCTCAGCTGGACAGCCTGCACTTGTTGATATCCACAACATGGAG aCCATGCTGCAGGATACCCCGGATCAGGCAGAACTACGAGCCTTCCCTGGACCTCTGGTTAA GGAGGAGACTCATAAGGTGGATGTGATAAAATTCTCCCAGAACAAAGCACTCGAGTGTTCCCGTGACAACAACCTCTTGGACAGGGACTCTGCCCGTCTGCTCTGGGACTTCATTATGTTGCTCTGTAGACAGAATGGG ACTGTGGTAGGCACAGACATTGCTGACCTCCTGCTGAAGGAGCATCGCTCTGTTTGGCTACCGGGCAAGAGTCCTAATGAAGCCAACTTGATTGATTTTAACAATGAACCACTGGCACATGCTGAGGAAGAGCAAGGATCTGGACCACTCTCCCTCCTATCTGACACCTTCATGATTGTCCCAGAGAACGTTGGCAAGGAAACGGAGCGCTtcagggagctgctgctgtttggccGCAAGAAG GATGCACTTGAAGCAGCCATGAAGGGAGGTCTCTGGGGCCACGCCCTGCTGTTGGCCAGTAAGATGGACAACAGGACACATGCACGAGTCATGACAAG GTTTGCCAACAGTTTGCCCATCAATGACCCTCTTCAGACGGTGTACCAGCTGATGTCTGGGAGGATGCCTGCATCCGCCACT TGCTGTGGAGAGGAGAAGTGGGGTGACTGGCGCCCTCACCTGGCCATGGTGCTATctaacctcacacacaccctggACCTGGACACCCGCACAATCACCACCATGGGCGACACTCTCG CTTCCAAGGGGCTGATTGATGCTGCACACTTCTGCTATTTGATGGCCCAAGTTGGTCTGGGAGTTTTCACTAAGAAGAGCACCAAGATGGTTCTGATTGGCTCCAATCACAG TTTGTCCTTTTACCAATTTGCGACCAATGAAGCTATTCAGAGGACTGAGGCCTATGAGTATGCTCAATCTCTGGGCTCCCAGCCCTGCACACTGCCCAATTTCCAG GTGTTCAAGTTGATCTATGCATGCCGCTTGGCTGAAGCAGGCCTGAGTGCTCAGGCCTTCCACTACTGTGAAGTCATCTCTAGGACTGTCCTCATGCAGCCCTCCTACTACTCTCCTATTTTCATTAGCCAAATCATACAG ATGTCTGAAAAGCTGCGGTTCTTCGATCCGCAACTGAAGGAGAAGCCTGAGCAGGAGTTGTTCAATGAGCCTGAATGGCTGATTCACCTCAGACAGCTGGATGGACAGATCAGG acaggGGCAATAACCTACAGTGCAGCCAGAACAACGCCTACACAGTTCAACTGCAGCAGCCCCAGCTCTGACTTGGACCAGACCAGTCCACCTGAACCTTATAGCATGCCGCTGGAGGTGGATGGCCCCACCCCTGACAACCCACTAATGAGCTCATTACTGCCCGGGCCTCCACCACAGGGAGTGCAGCTGATGCCtccag ctCCCACCTCCATCCTCCAAGAAGGGATGGCCCCACCTCAGCCTATACCCCCCAGTGATGTACCCCAGTTCTACCCAGTACCCCCCAGTGGACCACCAAGCCAGATCCCCATCTCAGGCTACCCTCCACAGGATCCTGGCTTTGCCCCTCCTCCCTTCCAGCCTCAACATGACCAGTCGGACATGTATCCAGGAGCCCATGAGCAGCCTTGTCCCCCACCTCCTCATGTGGGCCAAATGTCACCACACATGCCCCCTCAGATGCCGCATTCACCCGTGCAGATGAACCACCCGCCACACCAGATGCCTCAGCACATGCCCCCTTCTCCTGGGCGTATGCTGCCAGTAGAGCAGCCGCTCCAGGCTCCACCTGAGATGCAGACAGCTCAGCCAATATCATCCTCCCCACCCAGAAGCTCCTTCACGCCTCAGATGGATCTCTATGACCACATGGCACTCATG GGTCATGGGAGATCAAGGACTACTTCACAGTCTTCAATGCATATG GGTCCAGGACGGCGTTCACGTACAACCTCTGAGTCTTCCACTCACTCTGGTGGAAGAGAGCGCAGCAACTCAGCTGTGAAGCAGGCCTCTCCACCTCCGCCTTCAATTCCTGAACAGCCCCGCAATCAAGAGGCCAAAAAAGTCAAGAAAGACTCCCCGAAAAAG AGTGGTGGTGTTATTTTTGGCTTGGTGAACTTGTTCTCTCGGAAGGGGAAGAATGAGGCTCACTTGCCAGATGACACAACAAAATCT ATTGTGTGGgatgaacagaagaagaaatgggtCGACTTGAACGAGCCAGAAGAGGAG AGTAagccccctccaccacctccttctGGTTTCCCCAAGATGGCTCCAATGCCTGGCCCCGGAGGGCCTGCTGCACCCCCGTGCAGCGGTCCTCCTGTCAACATGTTCTCCAGGAAGGCAG GCACTAGGAGCAGATATGTGGATGTCCTGAACCCCAGTAGAACTGCTAAACCGGGTGGATTAGCCCCTGCTCCAGCAGACATCTTTGCTCCTCTGGCACCAATGCCCATGCCCACTAACCTATTTGTGCCTAGTTCAG CTCCTGATGATCAACAACCTCTGGAGGGCATTGAAGGAGGACATCAGGAGCAGAATTCACCAAACACCAGCGCTGCTCCACAG ATGTTCAACCCAACGTTGTTACCACCTGCCCCAGAGGGTCCTCCCGTGCCTGATGGCTTACAGTCAGGGGAG CTCTCACGTTCTAGCTCAATGAGTTCTTTATCACGTGAAGTGAGTCAGCATTTAAACCAG AGTCATCCTGCCCAGGGAGCTCCACCCACAGGAGGCGTCACCTTTTATAACCCTGCACAGTTTGCACAG ACAAGTGCACCACCAGGAGGTGGACTCCGCTCTGGTCGTTTGGGCGGTCAGCGCCAGTACCCCGTGTTGAAGTAA